Below is a genomic region from Cydia strobilella chromosome 24, ilCydStro3.1, whole genome shotgun sequence.
atttgtgtgactagtTTTCTCAGCTGTTACCACTTGGGCTGGTGAGAATAAAAAAGTATCTCAGTTGTTAGCACTAGTaagaacttggtggtaactataTATGTGGTGGCAACTATATTGGTaaagtaaattataatgtattggTGGTACTATAATAATCCAATTATAGCTTGCTACCATATTCACTTTTGTTTagtgtaataaaatatacatgtaGTATTTAATTTACAGGGCGAATTCAACATGAAGACCGAAGGACGAAACCAGACTCGAAATCTTTAAGGATTAGCAAAAAACGAACTAAGGGCAGAAtgtataaagaaaagaaaacataCCAATGTGAGCACTGTAGTTACTCTAATGCCAATAAGAATCATATGAAAACCCATCATATTGTGATACATACTAAAGAGAAACCATTCAAATGTGACCACTGTAGTTTCGCTTGTGCCCGAAAGGTTGGTATAAAATCTCATATGATGACACATACTGGTGAAAAACCATTCAAATGTGATCACTGTAATTACGCTAGTGCCAAAAAAGGTCAAGTACAACGTCATATTACGATACATACTGGTGAAAAACCTTTCAAGTGTAAGCACTGTAGTTTTGCTACTACCAGTAAAAGTAATTTAAACCGTCATATAACGATCCATACTGATGAAAAACCTTACAAATGTGACTACTGTGGTTACGCTTTTGCAAAtaagatttatttaaaacaacatATATTTACACATGGGGACAAACTTTACAACTGTGAGCAATGTAGTTTTGCTGCTACCAGTCAGCGTAATTTGAACCGTCATAGAATGCTACATACTAGACAAAAACCTTACAAGTGTGACTACTGTGGTCACGCTTTTGCAAAtaagatttatttaaaacaacatATATTTACACATGGGGACAAACTTTACAACTGTGAGCAATGTAGTTTTGCTGCTACCAGTCAGCGTAATTTGAACCGTCATAGAATGCTACATACTAGACAAAAACCTTACAAGTGTGAGCAATGTAGTTACGCTACTTCCAATAAGAGTAGTTTGAAccgtcataaaaaaatacatactggTGACGTACTTTACAAATGTAACTACTGTAGTTACACTTGTGCACATAAAGGTaatttaacaaaacatttaatTGTACATTCTGCTGAAAAACCTTTCAAGTGTGAGCACTGTAGTTTTGCTACTACCAATAACAGTTCTTTGAAACGTCATATATTAATACATACTCGTGACAAACCGTACAAATGTCACTTATGTAGTTACGTTTGTGCAAGTAAGCGTTGTTTAAAACGACATATGTTTAATCATGAGGAAAAACCTTACGTGTGTGAGCAGTGTAGTTTTGTTAGTACCGATAAGAGTTGTTTGGACCGTCATATAATGATACATACTGGTGACAAACCATACAAATGTGATCGCTGTAGTTACGCTTGTgcacttaaaaataatttaaataaacataagctGGTACATTCTGGCGAGAAACCTTACAAGTGTGAGCACTGTAATTTTGCTAGTAACAGAAAGAGTAATTTGACCCGTCATATAACTATACATACTAGTGACAAACCGTACTAATGGTAACAAAGTGAGTGAAACATTTATAACTAAAGAACTGAAGGAATCAGACCTACCGCAATTCAAATCAAACTATTTAGGCGGTGTTTAGAATAACTCCGAACACTTTCCCATTTGATAATGaagtatgtattatattatagtaaTGTTAATATAGATTTGTGTTGTAAATATAGTTGTAAGGTTACTTGATTTGTATGTCAGTTGACATTGAACATGAAGATAGGTCTAAAGAATAAAAtctttgttttttataaataaatattgttattataagcAATACACAAACAAgcagaaaaatatataaaattttggcACAATTGGTAActatgtttttagtttttaagatatattgtatcatatgtatgttagttttaagatatttaTCTATGGGTCAATAGTTACCTGAAAATAGAGATTTATCATTTCATTTCTAATAACAACatatgtacagatgtagtgcataattgtattccatcgtattttctcggaaacgttcgtatttgtcatgctacttcagtcaacctcagtactttttgtactgagactgactgaaatagcaagagacgttcgtaagtttccgtcaaaatacgatggaaaataaattagcgatagacccgtttgtaaatgtgatttaatatgtgttcaaaacgtgaaagttttaaatgttataaaattattatgcactacatctgtacaagtTTGCCTGTCATTTGTATtatggtctgaaataaaatctatgattgattgattactcAAAACCTTGTGACTGCTATTTCATAACGCCTATTTTTTTGTCAGGGTATAGTTTTTTGTGTATATTTCCATATGTAAaacatgttttaataaataatacaatgttataaaacataaatatgcattttatttaaatcaagtGAAGGATTGCAATTAATTTTACCACAAACAAGGGATATTAGTCTGTCCTTGAGGTACATATTTGCATCTCATATACATTGTGTAAATTTAATACGGGCGAACATTTAAACAGTGGTTAGCATAGAACCTAAGAAATATATTGAGATAgattttgcttaaaaatacaatgaaaataactatatgcaaagatagatataactccgtaatagatggatacagtctaaggaaaaaacgtgcctcgaaaatcacgaaaatttgattctcgatcagatggcgccactagttttggcctactctcgtatagagggcgttgactgtttcgtttgttatttataattttaacgcataccagtgaaagaacatgggtcaaaatcataaaaataattaatgcaaataaaaaaatcatttatccatatttaaatacattttatcgtattttatataaatattaatttttagttttaaagtgtgtcgacagatggcagtgaatttactggggttacaaaatttactatgacagtaccgctctagtataagttactctatgctatatgatatatagttatatatggCATAGGAATCCGTGGAACAACTCATGACTGGTTCAAATCATACTTGACAAACAGAATACAGTATGTAGAAAtagaatattttaacaaaacaactaactctcttttaaaaacattttcacagaaaagACAAATCACAGGTTCTATTCCTCAGGGCAGTGTTTTAGGCTGCATCCTATTCTTAATCTACATTAACGACctggcaaaaataataaataccgaaTATACAAAATGTTTCCTATATGCCGATGATATATCTATAGTATTCTCTTGTTCAAACAGTAACAATCTAACTcataagttaaataatatttttgataccgTAATTCAATGGCTCAGCGATCATAATCtacaactaaacctaaaaaagacaaatttaattcaatttcgaCCCCATCAACGAACCccattaaattttgatttcactTACCTAGATACCCAAATTCAACCAATAAAGCACTGCAATCTCCTCGGCATAGTCATTGACGAGAATATCAATTGGAAAATGCATATAGATAAAATTAGCTTGAAAATATCATGCTTTGCTTATGCCctcagaaatattaaaaaaactacaggGTTAAAAACGGCTCTTAGTGCTTATCATGCATTTACCCAGACATGGCTCCAATACGGGATCAATTTGTGGGGTAATAGCACAAATAGTGCAgatttattcatattacaaaaaaggtgtattagaatattaagtaatataaaaaaaccaagAGAGCTGCCGACCgtactttaaaaaatttaatattttaactctaccatccctctatatattagaaacatgtaaatttgtaagaaaacatcctgacctatatttaaaagctaaagatcgtcataataattgtaccttaaatttaagacaccaaaataaaatagcccTTCCCGCcagtaacttacaaataagtaataagagcccctataatatgtcaataagaattttcaatagtctcctaaaggaaatagcgggagagcaaaaatatgataaatttgttaactgcttgaaaaattatttaacgagtaattgtttttattctatacaagaatattttgattgtaataaataccataaatagacatataagtaatacatagcttaggtaggtattacttttgtgtaatgttatctctgtgtttaatttacatatgtattagtttagagtagatagataaaattgcaatacccttacagggtgtgatgttgtgatacattatcgattaagaacatctgtaattttaccaatgtgaaagcaataaatatatatatatatattatattattatatattattatttgaatatcGTCGTccagtacccacaacacaagcctttctgagcttactgtgggactaggttgatctgtgtaaaaattgtcctataatatttatgaatataatattaaatgtcGAAATAATATGTCACGATATTTTACCGACACGGCGGGCAACAGCAGGGATTAATTGTCATTAAAAAAGACAAGATTGCTTGtgacaaaaatttaatataatattgatatAAAATGATACCGTTTTAGCAAATATATCCAATACATAgtaatctatgttaaaaatacactacctcaatattttgtagtaattgcactactataaaattaagttaagtacatatgtaactagagactgatgaccttgcgtgagttttgcggggctatgattattgtaagaatactctgtattttattaaataaataaataataataataataacaactttCTCCGAACTTCATTTTTCTCCAAagcttaagcgaggtttagactagcaagaacttgcatgcaattttcattacattgcggtatctgataaacattttgaatgcagtttaccttagtagtcagcaatgtaacgtaaattgcatgcaagttcttgctagtctaaacctcgcttaacataTTTACTCAGAATGATGCGTCTTCATATGCCCTTTTAAACTGCATTTCTGTACAAAAGCCAGCCCGCACACCGCACAAGAAAACCTCCTATCATTATTATGTATCCGCATATGCTCCGTCAACGTTTTCTTCCGCGCATACGCTTTTTTACACACCATACATTCAAAAGTCCTAGCCCCATTATGCTTAACCATATGCGATTCCAAATCTCGCCTAGCAAAGAATTTATTAGAACATATCTCACATTGAAAATAACGCTCTTCCAAATGGTCTCGCTTCATATGTCGAGATAACATGTATCTTCTTGCATATACTTTGTCacaaacattacatttatattcTAATTCTGCTTCACCATGTATTGCAACTAAATGTTGATGTCGCTTAAAATAACCTGTAAACCGCTCTGAACATTTAGTACATTTAAAGCGCTTTACCATATTATGCACTGTATCTATATGGCTTTTAAGCTTCAGTTGCGATGAAAACACCTTGTTACAAGTTTCACATTGGAAACTACCTTCGACATGCATAGTTTTAATATGCATTCTTAATCTATAGCTAGTTACGAATCCCGTCCCGCACTCATCACAAATATAATTTCTATAATGTCCGTTCATATGTCTTTCCATCGTTCCTAAATTCTCCAACTTTAGACCACATATTtggcaaatataattattatccaTGGGTACTTTGAATGGTATTACTCTGTCTTCGTACTCAGTGTAAAACTTTTTACTATGTTTTGTTTCTAAGTGACTTTTTAAGTCTTTTAAAGTATTTAAGCTAGCGTCACATAAAGTACACTTTAAGTCTGTTATGTCCACATTTATGACAAGACTATAAGGACTAAAAGAATTCAAGGATTTCTTCATGTCACTTTTCTTGTGTTCTTTTTGGTGTGTTCGTAATGCTTCAATGTTGTCGAAGAGGTCTTTGCAGTAGAAACAGGGCAGTCCAACTCTGCttttaccctaaaaaaaaaagaaacatacaaTTATTCGATGTATCGTTCGTTCGTGAAgtgttcgtttttttagcattagaacaAACAAGAAGaagaacaacaacaaacaacacaaGAAGAACACAATTAGAAGGAAAcaatcttgtctttttattgaaaaatattaaaaaacgcttttcaaaaatttgtttatattacttaaaagaatgtaaaaaatcgtaaatgatttataattgtaacctatttcacagaatatataatagtaggtacagaagattcactccctaacaaaacgcgactactacgcgcacggcggcgcaagcgcgtgcagacgtccgttccatagcggtgcgcggcaattactacggcaaaacctcaaaattgaggcggccgcaggtacttgtagcgacgcgacgaaatcgcggagtgagacacgcctgcctATTTTCTGTGACTTgcaaataaattcattcatttatataaataatcattTGAGTTCAATAAAAGTCTTAAGATACAAGAGTTTCCCAGCACTCCTAAAGATGTGCAGCGCCAAAATCGAGTGACCTACATTTTTCCCCCTTAAGAATCCCCGGCAAGCAAGCCGAATTTCAccgtcccatacaaacggagtttcgttctcattttaaaactacgtgttgcattgtaatgaaactttccatatacaatgacatgaggtttatatagctccagtttataaaacaaacgaaatagagcaacttgtttttgctacccaagaaaaaaaatacagcgaaaaatcgctgttttttttttcttgagtatcagaagctacataaactaatgacagacctagatataccttatcctattctaagtacaaagtttcagagcaaaccagctagtcattttaaaatgagagcgtaactacgtttgtatggagaaccgagcttgtggGGGACTCTTAAGCCAGGGAATATTTCTTACACGATTTTGAACTTAGTTTCAAACCACACCCTTATGCCTTAAAAAGGATTAAACTGCAACTTGTTTATGGACGCCCTCTGTAGGGAGCAATTGTCAGTTTTTATTcccatttgaaatatttttagtacCTTGAAAGCAGTAACGTTGGAGTGCTCCAAGATAAGCTGTGCGTTGTGGACGTGAGCGGCCTTCTCGGCGACGTAGCGTTGGTCGCTTATGTGCTTGCTTTCTATTTCAGTTTCCAGATTTAGTAGTTCTTCTATGTCTTTTGAGCGAGTTTTCTTTCCTGTaatagaatagtagattgtgtcacaagagaacaaaatgacatatttaaggcgtgggcgtacattgaatcttgAGCACGCGGACCcactatacatcaaaaatcacttgcgtttctatgtgtgaacggcacgtctgtacacgcggcatgcgtcatagtgtgagtaagttgcttaaaaatactaaaaatagtcGGACgtcaaacggccgtcaatctgctgtcgcggggcgaggtcattcgagtcggggcggggcggggcgtggccgttctgtatgataatactattacttattctgtggtttgtAGGTACATGACCTTACAGGTTGAAATGTATAAGTAAgcaccagtgttggccgaacgttaattgcattATAAGCACCCACAGGCACACGAGTTACTTACCCCGTAACATGTCGAGATGCATTACGTATCGGGGACACACATCATACAGGGTGTCCCTGGTGGGTAGAGGGCGCAGAGTTGGGAACCGAGCCAATAGGCGAGATTCGTCGCGTGCGAGCGTGTCTTCGTCGTTTCCGGGATCTGCtcatataaaacattttattaacacatttttattaggtcgacctgtacgtaactatgtaatggaatctaagttaactaatttaaccatcttccaaggatcgcagcgtcatgaaaattggcagctgtatgtagttctgatgacaatacaataatatggtactgtcgaactgatctgatgatggagccggaagatatgaactggaacttcatgatggaacATTGTATCATAGCTGTGTTTGGATTTGTTAGAAAAGTCTTGAAATGAACTTTGACCACGATTAGGTTTCAAGGTCTGATGATGAAGCCGGAAGATAGGCACTGGCATTCCATGATGGAATATCGTATCATAGTCGTGTTTGCACTTGTGAGAAAGGTCACGTAATGGACTTTGATCAGGTTTCAAGGTTATAACAAACCTATAAGCGTGTTTTTctagtgtttttttaaactattttttttttaatcaggaCCCCGTTTTTGGCATTTTGGGCAAGTGAACTTTATTCACTCTGCCAGCCCAATATAAAAAGCTAGGCTA
It encodes:
- the LOC134752140 gene encoding zinc finger protein 43-like isoform X2, whose translation is MDSIQSLYGKCRCCLKTGEHRDVLKEYYCDGTREVYFDIFLECFNVFLSTSSESSNLICVNCIQSLRNANDFRKMVVEAEKKLLPVKNLEVKLEGLEVKLEPIDDHDYMDTDNKDFDPGNDEDTLARDESRLLARFPTLRPLPTRDTLYDVCPRYVMHLDMLRGKKTRSKDIEELLNLETEIESKHISDQRYVAEKAAHVHNAQLILEHSNVTAFKGKSRVGLPCFYCKDLFDNIEALRTHQKEHKKSDMKKSLNSFSPYSLVINVDITDLKCTLCDASLNTLKDLKSHLETKHSKKFYTEYEDRVIPFKVPMDNNYICQICGLKLENLGTMERHMNGHYRNYICDECGTGFVTSYRLRMHIKTMHVEGSFQCETCNKVFSSQLKLKSHIDTVHNMVKRFKCTKCSERFTGYFKRHQHLVAIHGEAELEYKCNVCDKVYARRYMLSRHMKRDHLEERYFQCEICSNKFFARRDLESHMVKHNGARTFECMVCKKAYARKKTLTEHMRIHNNDRRFSCAVCGLAFVQKCSLKGHMKTHHSE
- the LOC134752272 gene encoding zinc finger protein 708-like, encoding MSLEGVECVRVKAEPPWEYTEHEQPEAQAARTCTVKAEPQCPQSESAVACGVSDASLHLKHEVKEEIEIEVGPEEFHQSKVCTFPPWETVGLHTEHEQTGTLIGEVKTEPEDDICDSKEMHASQSSNVHESAQTENVDYMVKVEDCGVSAAAAQAGLYLKHDVKDEIIVGPEECHQPKKLLVSPGRIQHEDRRTKPDSKSLRISKKRTKGRMYKEKKTYQCEHCSYSNANKNHMKTHHIVIHTKEKPFKCDHCSFACARKVGIKSHMMTHTGEKPFKCDHCNYASAKKGQVQRHITIHTGEKPFKCKHCSFATTSKSNLNRHITIHTDEKPYKCDYCGYAFANKIYLKQHIFTHGDKLYNCEQCSFAATSQRNLNRHRMLHTRQKPYKCDYCGHAFANKIYLKQHIFTHGDKLYNCEQCSFAATSQRNLNRHRMLHTRQKPYKCEQCSYATSNKSSLNRHKKIHTGDVLYKCNYCSYTCAHKGNLTKHLIVHSAEKPFKCEHCSFATTNNSSLKRHILIHTRDKPYKCHLCSYVCASKRCLKRHMFNHEEKPYVCEQCSFVSTDKSCLDRHIMIHTGDKPYKCDRCSYACALKNNLNKHKLVHSGEKPYKCEHCNFASNRKSNLTRHITIHTSDKPY
- the LOC134752140 gene encoding zinc finger protein 43-like isoform X3, which translates into the protein MDSIQTLYGKCRCCLKAGEHRDVFKEYYCDGTREVYFDIFLECFNVFLSTSSESSNLICVNCIQSLRNANDFRKMVVEAEKKLLPVKNLEVKLEGLEVKLEPIDDHDYMDTDNKDFDPGNDEDTLARDESRLLARFPTLRPLPTRDTLYDVCPRYVMHLDMLRGKKTRSKDIEELLNLETEIESKHISDQRYVAEKAAHVHNAQLILEHSNVTAFKGKSRVGLPCFYCKDLFDNIEALRTHQKEHKKSDMKKSLNSFSPYSLVINVDITDLKCTLCDASLNTLKDLKSHLETKHSKKFYTEYEDRVIPFKVPMDNNYICQICGLKLENLGTMERHMNGHYRNYICDECGTGFVTSYRLRMHIKTMHVEGSFQCETCNKVFSSQLKLKSHIDTVHNMVKRFKCTKCSERFTGYFKRHQHLVAIHGEAELEYKCNVCDKVYARRYMLSRHMKRDHLEERYFQCEICSNKFFARRDLESHMVKHNGARTFECMVCKKAYARKKTLTEHMRIHNNDRRFSCAVCGLAFVQKCSLKGHMKTHHSE